A genome region from Nocardiopsis exhalans includes the following:
- a CDS encoding ABC transporter permease has translation MSTPVDPNSEKRHQTEPVIDESPPIIALSARRLARRRRGEALRRFARDYARNRAGIFGLASLLTIGLLALTAPLFIDQAHLTITGAPGESYQPPSWQYPLGTDNFGRSVLDLVIWGARVSLTVGLLATFVSVTLGTLVGVTAGHFGSSGGLGGRIVSTVLMRITDWFLVLPTLVLAVALAAVLPRGTGTIIIAIGLTVWPPTARLVRAQTLAVEARPYVERARALGGGHAHVMGWHVLPNVMPVVLAQTTLLVATSIIAESTLAFLGMGDPTTISWGGILEAARTAGAISAGIWWYMIPPGLAIAVVALSFTLCGRAVESVINPRLRGQS, from the coding sequence ATGAGTACCCCTGTTGACCCGAACTCCGAAAAGCGCCACCAGACCGAACCCGTGATCGACGAGTCGCCGCCGATCATCGCGCTCTCCGCCCGCAGGCTGGCGCGCAGGCGCCGCGGTGAGGCCCTGCGCCGCTTCGCCCGCGACTACGCCCGCAACCGGGCCGGCATCTTCGGCCTGGCCTCACTGCTCACCATCGGCCTGCTCGCCCTGACCGCGCCGTTGTTCATCGACCAGGCCCACCTGACCATCACCGGCGCGCCCGGCGAGTCCTACCAGCCGCCCAGCTGGCAGTACCCACTGGGCACGGACAACTTCGGCCGCTCGGTCCTGGACCTGGTGATCTGGGGCGCGCGCGTCTCGCTGACGGTCGGCCTGCTGGCCACGTTCGTGTCGGTGACCCTCGGAACCCTGGTGGGCGTCACCGCCGGGCACTTCGGTTCCTCCGGCGGCCTCGGCGGCCGGATCGTGTCCACGGTGCTCATGCGGATCACCGACTGGTTCCTGGTCCTGCCCACCCTGGTCCTGGCGGTGGCCCTGGCCGCCGTCCTGCCGCGCGGTACCGGCACGATCATCATCGCGATCGGCCTCACCGTCTGGCCGCCCACCGCACGCCTGGTTCGCGCCCAGACCCTGGCCGTGGAGGCCCGCCCCTACGTGGAGCGCGCCCGTGCCCTGGGCGGCGGCCACGCGCACGTGATGGGTTGGCACGTCCTGCCCAACGTCATGCCGGTGGTACTCGCCCAGACCACGCTGCTGGTGGCCACCTCCATCATCGCCGAGTCCACCCTGGCCTTCCTCGGCATGGGCGATCCCACCACCATCTCCTGGGGCGGCATCCTCGAGGCGGCCCGCACCGCCGGAGCGATCAGCGCCGGGATCTGGTGGTACATGATCCCGCCGGGCCTCGCGATCGCCGTGGTCGCGCTCTCCTTCACCCTGTGCGGACGCGCGGTCGAGTCCGTCATCAACCCACGGCTGCGGGGGCAGAGTTGA
- a CDS encoding ABC transporter ATP-binding protein, protein MTSLLDVRNLHVTYSGSGGDVPAVRGVDLSLNPGDTLGVAGESGSGKSTVALALLRLLPANAKVTGQIMLEGEDVLQMKWGRLRAVRWVGASVVFQGAMHSLNPVKRIGDQIAEPLLIHELAKPDRVGARVAELLEQVGLPASRRQDYPHQLSGGQRQRVMIAMALACEPRLIIADEATTALDVMIQAQILNLLERLVEQTGIGMLMISHDLSVLAATCDRVAVMYAGRIVEQGPARQVVHEPAHPYASALSTAFPKIGDPASRLAPRGLPGDPPDPADPPSGCVFRPRCAVVETVCATVDPPLWPLRPDRNGDSDRHAACVHVGPGAEAAEHGRSSSGSSSSTEETSR, encoded by the coding sequence TTGACCAGCCTTCTCGACGTCAGGAACCTGCACGTCACCTACTCCGGCAGCGGGGGCGACGTCCCCGCCGTGCGCGGGGTGGACCTGTCCCTGAACCCCGGCGACACCCTCGGGGTCGCGGGGGAGTCCGGCAGCGGAAAGTCCACGGTGGCCCTGGCGCTGCTGCGGCTGCTGCCCGCCAACGCCAAGGTCACCGGCCAGATCATGCTGGAGGGCGAGGACGTGCTCCAGATGAAGTGGGGTCGTCTGCGCGCCGTGCGCTGGGTGGGTGCCTCGGTGGTCTTCCAGGGCGCCATGCACTCGCTCAACCCGGTCAAGCGGATCGGCGACCAGATCGCGGAGCCCCTGCTCATCCACGAACTCGCGAAGCCGGACCGGGTCGGCGCGCGGGTGGCCGAACTCCTCGAACAGGTGGGCCTGCCCGCCTCCCGCCGGCAGGACTACCCCCACCAGCTGTCCGGGGGCCAGCGTCAACGGGTGATGATCGCGATGGCACTGGCCTGCGAGCCGCGCCTGATCATCGCGGACGAGGCGACCACCGCCCTGGACGTGATGATCCAGGCCCAGATCCTGAACCTGCTGGAGCGGCTGGTCGAGCAGACCGGCATCGGCATGCTGATGATCAGCCACGACCTGTCCGTGCTGGCGGCCACCTGCGACCGGGTCGCGGTGATGTACGCGGGGCGGATCGTCGAGCAGGGGCCCGCCAGACAGGTGGTGCACGAGCCCGCGCACCCCTACGCGAGCGCGCTCAGCACGGCCTTCCCCAAGATCGGCGACCCGGCCTCGCGGCTGGCGCCCCGGGGGCTGCCCGGTGACCCGCCGGACCCGGCGGACCCGCCTTCGGGCTGCGTGTTCCGGCCGCGCTGTGCGGTGGTGGAGACGGTGTGCGCCACGGTGGACCCGCCGCTGTGGCCGCTCCGCCCCGACCGGAACGGGGACTCGGACCGGCACGCCGCCTGCGTGCACGTGGGTCCGGGCGCGGAGGCCGCCGAGCACGGCCGGAGCAGCAGTGGCAGCAGTAGTAGTACAGAGGAGACGAGCCGTTGA
- a CDS encoding ABC transporter ATP-binding protein, translating to MSADTDSRQPASAPEPAGAVEPILRADGVEVAFAAGFAPGGGRGTARAVDGVNLDVAAGEIVALVGESGCGKTTLARALLGLERPTGGRVVFEGAPLGYRSRDLRSYRRRVQLVQQDPMGSLNPRRTVYESVVEGLRIHEGTTADESERVGRALSQAGLRPPERFFTRYPHELSGGQRQRVVIAGALVLDPEVLVADEPVASLDASVRGEILRLLLELRAELGLSALVATHDLGLAWNIADRVAVMYLGRVVELGTVEEVLAEPAHPYTRALLSVLPDSGVAEGPVVLSGEPPDPKQVPSGCRFHPRCPVLASGEAERAGVADLCATVDPAILGGGAERRVACHWAAEDATGRLRPDGPPGPVTT from the coding sequence TTGAGCGCCGACACCGACTCCCGACAGCCCGCCTCCGCCCCCGAACCGGCGGGGGCCGTCGAGCCGATCCTGCGCGCGGACGGGGTGGAGGTGGCCTTCGCCGCCGGGTTCGCACCGGGCGGCGGCCGCGGCACCGCGCGCGCGGTGGACGGGGTCAACCTGGACGTGGCGGCCGGGGAGATCGTCGCGCTGGTCGGGGAGTCCGGCTGCGGGAAGACCACCCTGGCCCGTGCGCTGCTCGGCCTGGAGCGGCCCACCGGCGGCAGGGTGGTCTTCGAGGGGGCTCCGCTCGGCTACCGCTCCCGTGACCTGCGCTCCTACCGGCGCCGGGTCCAGCTCGTGCAGCAGGACCCGATGGGTTCGCTCAACCCCCGCCGCACCGTCTACGAGTCCGTGGTGGAGGGGTTGCGCATCCACGAGGGCACCACCGCGGACGAGTCCGAGCGGGTGGGCAGGGCGCTGTCCCAGGCCGGTCTGCGCCCGCCGGAGCGGTTCTTCACCCGCTACCCGCACGAGCTCTCCGGCGGCCAGCGCCAGCGCGTGGTGATCGCCGGGGCCCTGGTGCTGGACCCCGAGGTGCTGGTGGCCGACGAGCCGGTGGCCTCCCTGGACGCCTCGGTGCGCGGTGAGATCCTGCGGCTGCTGCTGGAGCTGCGCGCGGAACTGGGGTTGTCCGCACTGGTGGCGACGCACGACCTCGGACTGGCGTGGAACATCGCTGACCGGGTCGCCGTGATGTACCTGGGCCGGGTGGTGGAGCTGGGCACCGTGGAGGAGGTCCTCGCCGAGCCCGCCCATCCCTACACGCGGGCGCTGCTGTCGGTCCTGCCCGACTCGGGGGTGGCGGAGGGGCCGGTGGTGCTCTCGGGCGAGCCGCCGGACCCCAAACAGGTGCCGTCGGGCTGCCGGTTCCACCCGCGCTGCCCGGTGCTGGCCTCCGGCGAGGCCGAGCGGGCCGGTGTGGCGGACCTGTGCGCCACCGTGGACCCGGCGATCCTGGGCGGGGGAGCCGAACGCAGGGTCGCCTGCCACTGGGCGGCCGAGGACGCGACCGGCCGACTGCGCCCGGACGGTCCGCCCGGGCCAGTCACCACGTAA
- the egtA gene encoding ergothioneine biosynthesis glutamate--cysteine ligase EgtA, which translates to MVQMTTADVHEYINGVCFKTGPPGKVGAETEWLVTDPEQPTAPVTVDRLAELLEACGPPPAGSRITFEPGGQIELSSAALPGPARAHEALARDLGHIRKTLADAGLYLAETALDPVRPPVRQLRLPRYGAMERFFANHRHPSGHTMMCSTASLQVCLDTGADAADARARWELVHRLGPVLVAAFANSAVWRGRPTGWKSTRWAIWAATDGTRTRPVLEPHTGRDPATAWAEYALAANVLAIPEIPGGGGRWAADPGITLADWVAGDGPRPFTLADLELHLTTLFPPVRPRGWWELRMIDALPLRWWPVPVALAAALTDDPRARAVAEEATERLCRGAVPDPALWLRSARLGPVDEEIAACARVCFEAAAEALPRMGAAELAQLVDAYAQRYVRRGLCPADDALGALVPVPRQADERGAMAAHGSGLGGGS; encoded by the coding sequence ATGGTGCAGATGACCACGGCAGACGTTCACGAGTACATCAACGGGGTCTGTTTCAAGACCGGACCCCCAGGAAAGGTCGGGGCCGAGACCGAATGGCTCGTCACCGACCCCGAACAACCCACCGCACCCGTCACCGTCGACCGCCTCGCGGAGCTGCTGGAGGCCTGTGGCCCCCCGCCCGCGGGAAGCCGGATCACCTTCGAACCCGGCGGCCAGATCGAGCTCAGCTCGGCCGCCCTTCCCGGACCCGCCCGAGCGCACGAGGCGCTCGCCCGGGACCTGGGCCACATCCGCAAGACCCTCGCCGACGCCGGACTGTACCTGGCCGAGACCGCGCTCGACCCCGTACGGCCCCCCGTCCGCCAGCTCCGGCTGCCCCGCTACGGGGCCATGGAGCGCTTCTTCGCCAACCACCGGCATCCCAGCGGCCACACCATGATGTGCAGCACCGCCTCACTCCAGGTCTGCCTGGACACCGGGGCCGACGCCGCCGACGCGCGCGCCCGCTGGGAACTCGTCCACCGGCTCGGCCCCGTCCTGGTGGCGGCCTTCGCCAACTCCGCCGTGTGGCGCGGTCGGCCCACCGGCTGGAAGTCCACCCGCTGGGCGATCTGGGCCGCCACTGACGGCACCCGCACCAGACCGGTCCTGGAACCGCACACGGGCCGGGACCCCGCCACCGCCTGGGCCGAGTACGCCCTGGCCGCCAACGTGCTGGCCATCCCCGAGATCCCGGGCGGCGGCGGGCGGTGGGCCGCCGACCCGGGGATCACCCTGGCCGACTGGGTCGCCGGAGACGGGCCGCGCCCGTTCACCCTCGCCGACCTGGAGTTGCACCTGACCACGCTCTTTCCGCCGGTGCGCCCGCGCGGCTGGTGGGAACTGCGCATGATCGACGCCCTGCCGCTGCGGTGGTGGCCGGTCCCGGTGGCGCTCGCCGCCGCTCTGACCGACGACCCCCGCGCCCGCGCCGTGGCCGAGGAGGCCACCGAGCGGCTGTGCCGGGGCGCCGTACCCGATCCCGCGCTGTGGCTGCGCTCGGCCCGGCTGGGCCCGGTCGACGAGGAGATCGCCGCCTGCGCGCGGGTGTGCTTCGAGGCGGCCGCGGAGGCGCTGCCCCGGATGGGCGCGGCCGAGCTCGCCCAGCTGGTGGACGCGTACGCGCAGCGGTACGTCCGGCGCGGGCTGTGCCCGGCGGACGACGCCCTCGGGGCGCTGGTTCCGGTACCGCGCCAGGCCGATGAGCGCGGTGCCATGGCCGCGCACGGCTCAGGACTCGGGGGAGGTTCGTGA
- the egtB gene encoding ergothioneine biosynthesis protein EgtB — protein MGQEQERAKERIAAELDRSRRRSNGLTLDTLDEAELLAQHSPLMSPLVWDLAHIGNYEEQWLLRAAGGRQALRPDIDGLYDAFENPRADRVTLPLLRPEEARDYNDRVRREVLDTLDSADLGALPEPREAGGERSLLEAGFVFHMVIQHEHMHDETMLATHQLRKGAPVLLEEEGPPEVAGPPTAGEVLVPAGPFTMGTDDDPWSYDNERRAHTVDLPAYWIDTDPVTNAAYLEFVEDGGYRDPRWWSGSGWEWRQRRDAVAPAFWSREGVGWTRRRFGRHEDVPPDQPVQHVSFHEAEAYARWAGKRLPTEAEWEKAARFDPVSGRSLRFPWGDEEPAGRHANLGQRALGPHPVGSHPDGASPLGVRQLIGDVWEWTSTTFHGYPGFAPFPYREYSEVFFDDGYKVLRGGSWATHPTAVRATFRNWDHPIRRQIFSGFRCARDAEHA, from the coding sequence ATGGGCCAGGAGCAGGAACGCGCCAAGGAGCGCATCGCCGCCGAGCTGGACCGCAGCAGGCGGCGCAGCAACGGCCTCACCCTGGACACCCTCGACGAGGCCGAGCTGCTCGCCCAGCACTCCCCGCTGATGTCCCCGCTGGTCTGGGACCTGGCGCACATCGGCAACTACGAGGAGCAGTGGCTGCTGCGCGCCGCGGGCGGGCGCCAGGCGCTGCGCCCCGACATCGACGGCCTCTACGACGCCTTCGAGAACCCCCGGGCCGACCGGGTCACCCTGCCGCTGCTGCGGCCGGAGGAGGCCCGCGACTACAACGACCGGGTGCGCCGGGAGGTCCTGGACACGCTGGACTCGGCGGACCTGGGCGCGCTGCCCGAGCCCCGGGAGGCCGGTGGGGAGCGCTCTCTGTTGGAAGCGGGGTTCGTCTTCCACATGGTGATCCAGCACGAACACATGCACGACGAGACCATGCTCGCCACCCACCAGCTGCGCAAGGGCGCACCCGTGCTCCTGGAAGAGGAAGGCCCGCCCGAGGTGGCAGGGCCGCCGACGGCCGGGGAGGTCCTGGTCCCGGCCGGGCCGTTCACCATGGGCACCGACGACGACCCCTGGTCCTACGACAACGAGCGCCGTGCCCACACCGTGGACCTGCCCGCCTACTGGATCGACACCGACCCGGTCACCAACGCCGCCTACCTGGAGTTCGTCGAGGACGGCGGCTACCGGGACCCGCGCTGGTGGAGCGGGTCGGGCTGGGAGTGGCGTCAGCGGCGTGACGCGGTGGCCCCCGCCTTCTGGAGCAGGGAGGGCGTTGGCTGGACCCGGCGCCGTTTCGGCCGCCACGAGGACGTGCCGCCGGACCAGCCGGTCCAGCACGTGTCCTTCCACGAGGCCGAGGCCTACGCGCGCTGGGCGGGCAAGCGGCTGCCCACCGAGGCCGAGTGGGAGAAGGCCGCCCGCTTCGACCCGGTGAGCGGGCGTTCGCTGCGCTTCCCCTGGGGCGACGAGGAGCCCGCGGGCCGCCACGCCAACCTCGGCCAGCGGGCGCTGGGCCCGCACCCGGTCGGCAGCCACCCCGACGGCGCCTCCCCGCTGGGAGTGCGCCAACTGATCGGTGACGTGTGGGAGTGGACCTCCACCACCTTCCACGGTTACCCCGGGTTCGCCCCGTTCCCCTACCGCGAGTACTCGGAGGTCTTCTTCGACGACGGTTACAAGGTGCTGCGCGGCGGGTCCTGGGCCACCCACCCCACGGCGGTCCGGGCCACCTTCCGCAACTGGGACCACCCGATCCGGCGGCAGATCTTCAGCGGCTTCCGCTGCGCGCGCGACGCGGAGCACGCCTGA
- the egtC gene encoding ergothioneine biosynthesis protein EgtC: MCRHLAYLGPPRTVHELLYAAPHSLHVQSWAPRQQRHGTVNADGFGVGWYPTEGHRTGNADASETPEPLRYRRAMPIWGDASFADAARAISSGCVVAAVRDATVGFGSEESGAQPFRADRLLFSHNGAAKDDDALVAGLAAPPPPGALDARAPVDSAPLFAHTVRLWRSSGDLVGTLAAVVRHAREHSDGRYNLLASDGEVIVGTAAGDTLYTLRRAGPEGEGAWLASEPFDDGRGWRQVPDHSVVVATREHTEILPIG; encoded by the coding sequence ATGTGCCGGCACCTGGCCTACCTGGGGCCGCCGCGTACGGTGCACGAGCTGCTGTACGCGGCGCCCCACTCGCTGCACGTCCAGTCCTGGGCGCCCCGCCAACAGCGGCACGGCACCGTGAACGCCGACGGTTTCGGCGTGGGCTGGTATCCGACCGAGGGGCATCGGACGGGGAACGCGGACGCGTCCGAAACTCCGGAGCCGCTGCGGTACCGCCGGGCGATGCCGATCTGGGGCGACGCCTCCTTCGCGGACGCCGCCCGGGCGATCAGCTCCGGCTGCGTGGTCGCGGCGGTGCGCGACGCCACGGTGGGGTTCGGGTCGGAGGAGTCCGGCGCCCAGCCCTTCCGCGCCGACCGCCTGCTGTTCAGCCACAACGGGGCGGCCAAGGACGACGATGCCCTGGTGGCGGGGCTGGCCGCGCCGCCGCCCCCGGGCGCCCTGGACGCCCGGGCCCCGGTGGACTCGGCGCCGCTGTTCGCGCACACCGTGCGGCTGTGGCGCTCCTCCGGCGATCTGGTGGGAACCCTGGCGGCGGTGGTCCGGCACGCCCGGGAGCACTCCGACGGCCGGTACAACCTGCTGGCCAGCGACGGAGAGGTGATCGTCGGGACGGCGGCCGGGGACACCCTCTACACCCTGCGGCGTGCGGGGCCCGAGGGGGAAGGTGCCTGGCTGGCCTCGGAGCCCTTCGACGACGGGCGCGGCTGGCGGCAGGTCCCCGACCACTCGGTGGTGGTGGCCACCCGCGAGCACACCGAGATCCTCCCCATCGGCTGA
- the egtD gene encoding L-histidine N(alpha)-methyltransferase yields the protein MFRIDRNLTADELDKALRADVAEGLTARPKRLPPKWFYDERGSGLFEDITRLPEYYPTRSERSILEARADEIAVAAGAVALIELGSGAGIKTRLLLDAMRRQGDLTRFVPVDVSGEFLESSARPVVDDYPGLYVHAVVGDFEHHLGLLPVSESGCQLLAVLGSTIGNQEPGPRATFLKDIHGVLHPGDSLLLGADLVKDPTRLVAAYDDAQGVTAEFNRNVLSVINRQLGGDFDPAAFEHRAVWNAECEWIEMRLRARTAQHVRVADLDLEVDFAAGEEMRTEISAKFRKEGLTAELDAAGFDLTHWWTDSAGDFALTLATAR from the coding sequence ATGTTCCGGATCGACCGCAACCTGACCGCCGATGAACTCGACAAGGCCCTGCGCGCCGATGTCGCCGAAGGGCTCACCGCACGGCCCAAACGACTCCCGCCCAAGTGGTTCTACGACGAACGCGGGAGCGGGCTCTTCGAGGACATCACACGGCTTCCGGAGTACTACCCGACCCGCTCCGAACGCTCCATCCTGGAGGCGCGGGCGGACGAGATCGCGGTGGCCGCCGGGGCCGTCGCCCTGATCGAGCTCGGCTCCGGGGCCGGGATCAAGACACGGCTGCTCCTGGACGCCATGCGCCGCCAGGGCGACCTCACCCGCTTCGTCCCGGTGGACGTGAGCGGGGAGTTCCTGGAGTCCTCCGCCCGGCCGGTCGTCGACGACTATCCGGGCCTGTACGTGCACGCGGTGGTCGGTGACTTCGAGCACCACCTCGGGCTGCTGCCGGTCAGCGAGAGCGGCTGCCAGCTGCTGGCGGTGCTCGGCTCCACCATCGGCAACCAGGAGCCCGGGCCGCGCGCGACCTTCCTGAAGGACATCCACGGGGTGCTGCACCCGGGGGACTCCCTGCTGCTCGGCGCCGACCTGGTCAAGGACCCCACCCGGCTGGTCGCCGCCTACGACGACGCCCAGGGGGTCACCGCGGAGTTCAACCGCAACGTGCTGTCGGTGATCAACCGGCAGCTGGGCGGCGACTTCGATCCGGCGGCCTTCGAACACCGGGCGGTGTGGAACGCCGAGTGCGAGTGGATCGAGATGCGGCTGCGCGCCCGCACCGCCCAACACGTGCGGGTGGCCGACCTGGACCTGGAGGTGGACTTCGCGGCGGGGGAGGAGATGCGGACCGAGATCTCCGCGAAGTTCCGCAAGGAGGGGCTGACCGCCGAACTCGACGCGGCCGGGTTCGACCTCACCCACTGGTGGACCGACTCGGCGGGTGATTTCGCACTGACCCTCGCCACGGCCCGTTGA
- a CDS encoding VIT1/CCC1 transporter family protein produces MEQNPEQSQKRLGSLLNRLRAAVLGANDGIISTAGLVVGVTGATPHRETLLIAGVAGTVAGALSMAAGEYVSVSTQRDAEKAAIAKEQRQLAEDPEGELEELAGMYRTRGISEELSHRVARELTDHDALRAHVEVELGLNRYRVNPWQAAFASMFSFLLGASIPLSAMLLSSDAWRLPVTVVAVLAATGLLGAVSARMGGALPARSALRCVLGGSFAMLVTYLIGSLIGSAAGL; encoded by the coding sequence ATGGAACAGAACCCGGAGCAGTCACAGAAGCGGTTGGGTTCGCTGTTGAACAGGCTGCGCGCGGCCGTACTGGGCGCCAATGACGGGATCATTTCGACAGCGGGGCTCGTGGTGGGTGTGACGGGCGCGACCCCGCACCGGGAGACGCTCCTGATCGCGGGGGTGGCCGGAACCGTGGCGGGAGCGCTGTCCATGGCGGCGGGCGAGTACGTGTCCGTGAGCACCCAGCGGGACGCGGAGAAGGCCGCGATCGCCAAGGAGCAGCGGCAGCTGGCCGAGGACCCCGAGGGCGAACTGGAGGAGCTCGCCGGGATGTACCGGACGCGCGGCATCAGCGAGGAGCTGTCCCACAGAGTCGCCCGGGAGCTCACCGACCACGACGCCCTGCGCGCGCATGTGGAGGTGGAGCTGGGTCTGAACCGCTACCGGGTCAACCCCTGGCAGGCCGCCTTCGCCAGCATGTTCTCCTTCCTGCTCGGAGCGTCGATCCCGCTGTCCGCCATGCTGCTGAGCTCTGACGCCTGGCGGTTGCCGGTGACCGTGGTCGCGGTGCTGGCGGCCACCGGCCTGCTGGGCGCGGTCAGTGCCCGCATGGGCGGCGCCCTGCCGGCCCGGAGCGCACTGCGCTGCGTGCTCGGCGGGTCCTTCGCGATGCTGGTCACCTACCTGATCGGCTCACTGATCGGCTCCGCAGCGGGGCTCTGA
- the dapB gene encoding 4-hydroxy-tetrahydrodipicolinate reductase, giving the protein MFKVGVFGADGRVGSEVVKAVQAADDMELVAGVDSADDRDAVLGADYVVDFTHPDVVMDNLEWLIGHGIHAVVGTSGFDETRLAQVRALQAAKPGAKVLIAPNFGIAAVLMMHFAKKAAPYFDSTEIIELHHPNKADAPSGTAYRTAELVAEARREAGTAPMPDATTSEIPGARGADVEGVRVHALRIQGLIAHQEVVFGTDGETLKLRHDSMTRASFMPGVLLGIRRTADLPEPLTLGLEPLLGLD; this is encoded by the coding sequence GTGTTCAAGGTAGGAGTTTTCGGCGCCGATGGGCGCGTGGGATCAGAGGTCGTCAAAGCGGTTCAGGCCGCCGACGACATGGAACTCGTCGCGGGCGTGGACAGCGCCGACGACCGTGACGCGGTGCTGGGGGCGGACTACGTCGTCGACTTCACGCACCCCGACGTGGTGATGGACAACCTCGAATGGCTGATCGGCCACGGGATCCACGCCGTCGTCGGGACGAGTGGTTTCGACGAGACCCGTCTGGCGCAGGTGCGCGCCCTCCAGGCCGCCAAGCCGGGTGCGAAGGTGCTCATCGCACCCAACTTCGGCATCGCCGCCGTGCTCATGATGCATTTCGCGAAGAAGGCCGCGCCCTACTTCGACTCCACGGAGATCATCGAGCTGCACCACCCCAACAAGGCCGACGCTCCCAGCGGGACCGCCTACCGCACCGCTGAGCTGGTCGCCGAGGCCCGTCGCGAAGCCGGGACCGCACCGATGCCCGACGCCACCACCTCGGAGATCCCCGGGGCCCGCGGCGCCGACGTCGAGGGCGTCCGTGTGCACGCCCTGCGCATCCAGGGCCTCATCGCCCACCAGGAAGTGGTGTTCGGCACCGACGGCGAGACCCTCAAGCTCCGCCACGACTCCATGACCCGGGCCTCGTTCATGCCCGGTGTCCTGCTCGGCATCCGTAGGACCGCGGACCTGCCCGAGCCCCTCACCCTGGGTCTGGAGCCCCTGCTCGGCCTCGACTAG
- a CDS encoding class I SAM-dependent DNA methyltransferase — translation MPSDHPTDPSELAPDPAAWAERNARQADAFDTIGERYDEAFPNKEGQEDCVRRLLSLLPPGAQVLDLGSGTGLPTARQLAGAGARVTGFEISERMLELARRNVPEAEFRQADIVDLDPAEESYDAIVAFFSLLCLPKERIPEALGRVRASLVPGGLLCLSMVEADLDDVPIPFLGTEIRVSGYPRDQLRSVVEKAGLVIEDERVVSFHPEDEGARPEVQVFLTCRRGA, via the coding sequence GTGCCGAGCGATCACCCCACCGACCCCAGCGAGCTGGCCCCCGACCCGGCGGCCTGGGCCGAACGCAACGCCCGTCAGGCGGATGCCTTCGACACGATCGGAGAACGCTATGACGAGGCTTTTCCCAACAAGGAAGGCCAGGAGGACTGTGTCCGCAGGCTGCTGAGCCTGCTGCCGCCGGGCGCCCAGGTGCTGGACCTGGGTTCGGGCACCGGCCTGCCCACCGCCCGCCAGCTGGCCGGTGCCGGTGCCCGGGTGACCGGCTTCGAGATCTCCGAGCGCATGCTCGAACTGGCCCGCCGCAACGTCCCGGAGGCCGAGTTCCGCCAGGCCGACATCGTCGACCTCGATCCGGCGGAGGAGTCCTACGACGCCATCGTCGCCTTCTTCTCCCTGTTGTGCCTGCCGAAGGAACGGATCCCCGAGGCCCTGGGCCGGGTACGCGCCTCCCTGGTCCCCGGCGGCCTGCTGTGCCTGTCCATGGTCGAGGCCGATCTCGACGACGTGCCCATCCCCTTCCTCGGAACCGAGATCCGGGTGTCCGGATACCCCCGGGACCAGCTGCGCTCCGTGGTGGAGAAGGCGGGTCTGGTCATCGAGGACGAACGGGTGGTCAGCTTCCATCCCGAGGACGAGGGGGCCCGCCCCGAGGTGCAGGTCTTCCTCACCTGCCGCCGGGGCGCGTAA
- a CDS encoding NUDIX domain-containing protein, protein MSYQSDEEFFANLPATRGAAGGLIRSGTGDVLLVRRVYAPEEPWGIPGGMMEAEESPLTACRREIAEELGVTAHVLALLVVDWVPAQPPRTTACQWLFRVDTDSTDFRLQPDELSGWKWVPPAELPEHLPARVARRMLAAVAADDDRNGPVYLEHGHAVLHGLT, encoded by the coding sequence GTGAGCTATCAGAGCGACGAGGAGTTCTTCGCGAACCTGCCCGCGACCCGGGGAGCGGCGGGCGGTCTCATCCGTTCGGGAACAGGCGATGTGCTTCTGGTGCGGCGCGTGTACGCGCCCGAGGAGCCCTGGGGGATCCCCGGCGGGATGATGGAGGCCGAGGAGTCCCCGCTGACCGCCTGCCGCAGGGAGATCGCCGAGGAGCTGGGCGTGACCGCGCATGTGCTCGCCCTGCTGGTGGTCGACTGGGTGCCCGCCCAGCCGCCCCGCACCACCGCCTGCCAGTGGCTGTTCCGCGTCGACACCGACTCCACCGACTTCCGCCTGCAGCCCGACGAGCTCTCCGGCTGGAAGTGGGTCCCGCCCGCCGAACTCCCCGAACACCTGCCCGCGCGCGTCGCCCGGCGGATGCTCGCGGCGGTCGCGGCGGACGATGACAGGAACGGACCGGTCTACCTGGAGCACGGACACGCCGTCCTGCATGGGCTTACCTAA